A portion of the Carya illinoinensis cultivar Pawnee chromosome 11, C.illinoinensisPawnee_v1, whole genome shotgun sequence genome contains these proteins:
- the LOC122281426 gene encoding O-glucosyltransferase rumi-like — protein sequence MLGRSGFAGIFSETTTWKPRLKKGPAAAATTTLFCIIFITLTFMASVRIDTSLFSAYNSRNVTIRISEKHKKPTKKLEIPLNCSIRNQPQSCPTNYPTSFSPNDLDPSSTPVCPDYFRWIHEDLRPWKADGITRDMVEKANRTAHFRLVIFKGKAYIEKYKKSIQTRDAFTIWGILQLLRRYPGQVPDLELMFDCDDRPVIRSKNYRRANTTGPPPLFRYCGDKWTMDIVFPDWSFWGWAEINIKPWESLLKDLKEGNDRSKWMEREPYAYWKGNPFVSETRRDLLQCNLSDTQDWNARLYIQDWILESQQGYKKSDLASQCTHRYKIYIEGWAWSVSEKYILACDSVTLLVKPRYYDFFTRSLKPLHHYWPIRDDDKCRSIKFAVDWGNKHKKKAQAIGKAASGFIQEDLKMEYVYDYMFHMLNEYAGLLKFEPRIPEGAVELCSEIMTCSSANGLEKKFMLESLVKGPSVTSPCTMPPPYQPRVLGKFYRNNINIIRQVEKWGNISDSQI from the exons ATGTTGGGCAGATCTGGATTTGCTGGAATTTTCTCAGAGACAACCACATGGAAGCCCCGGTTGAAGAAGGGACCCGCAGCCGCCGCCACCACCACCCTCTTTTGTATCATTTTCATCACCCTAACCTTTATGGCATCTGTTCGGATTGACACT TCTTTATTCTCCGCTTATAATTCTAGGAACGTAACTATAAGAATCtctgaaaaacataaaaaacccaCCAAGAAACTTGAGATCCCACTAAACTGTTCCATAAGAAACCAACCACAAAGCTGTCCAACAAATTACCCTACAAGCTTCAGCCCCAATGATCTCGACCCATCATCAACACCCGTATGCCCGGACTATTTCCGGTGGATCCACGAGGATTTACGTCCATGGAAGGCCGATGGAATAACAAGAGACATGGTGGAAAAAGCCAACAGGACGGCACATTTCCGGCTAGTGATATTCAAAGGCAAGGCGTATATTGAGAAGTACAAGAAATCTATACAAACAAGAGACGCTTTTACTATATGGGGGATTCTCCAGCTGCTAAGAAGGTACCCTGGGCAGGTTCCGGACTTGGAGCTGATGTTTGACTGCGATGACCGGCCCGTCATCCGATCAAAGAATTACCGTCGGGCAAACACGACGGGCCCGCCGCCCTTGTTTCGATACTGCGGTGACAAGTGGACGATGGACATTGTTTTCCCTGATTGGTCCTTCTGGGGTTG gGCTGAGATAAATATAAAGCCATGGGAAAGTTTGCTGAAAGACCTAAAAGAAGGCAACGATAGAAGCAAATGGATGGAAAGGGAACCATACGCCTATTGGAAAGGAAACCCTTTTGTATCTGAAACCAGGAGAGACCTCCTCCAATGCAATCTTTCTGACACACAGGACTGGAATGCTCGCTTATATATCCAA GACTGGATCCTTGAATCTCAGCAAGGATATAAGAAATCAGACTTAGCAAGCCAATGCACCCACAG ATACAAGATTTATATCGAAGGATGGGCATGGTCTGTGAGTGAAAAATACATTCTAGCCTGTGATTCTGTCACGCTGCTTGTAAAACCACGTTACTACGATTTCTTCACAAGAAGTCTGAAACCTTTGCATCACTACTGGCCTATAAGGGACGACGACAAGTGCAGATCCATTAAATTTGCTGTAGATTGGGGAAACAAGCACAAGAAAAAA GCACAAGCTATAGGAAAAGCAGCGAGTGGCTTCATTCAAGAAGATCTGAAGATGGagtatgtatatgattatatgtTCCACATGTTGAATGAATATGCTGGGCTCTTGAAATTTGAACCTCGAATTCCAGAGGGAGCTGTGGAGCTGTGCTCAGAGATTATGACCTGCAGCTCTGCAAATGGGTTGGAAAAGAAGTTCATGTTGGAGTCCTTGGTGAAGGGGCCCTCTGTGACGAGCCCATGCACCATGCCTCCTCCTTATCAACCCCGGGTTCTTGGAAAGTTTTATAGGAACAACATCAATATAATAAGGCAAGTGGAGAAGTGGGGAAATATATCAGATTCCCAGATCTAG